AAAGATGGTAATATTATATATCATGGTGATGCCTTGGAAGTGCTTACCAACTCAATTGAAGACTCATCAATAGACTTGATTTTTGTAGACCCTCCATATAATATAGGTAAAAAATTCGGGAATTTTCTGGATAAATGGGATACATTGGAAAACTATGTAGAATGGGCTTATACATGGATAGATCAATGTATTAGGAAATTGAAGCCATCGGGAAGTATGTACATTATGACAAGCACTCAAGCTATGCCATTTTTTGATATTTACATAAATCAAAGAATGACGATTCTGAGTAGAATTATATGGCACTATGATAGCTCCGGTGTTCAAGCAAAAAAGTACTTTGGTTCTTTATATGAACCTATTCTACATTGTGTTAAAACACCAAACGACTATGTCTTCAATTCCCAAGATATTTTAGTCGAAGCCAAGACCGGCTTAAAGAGGAATCTGATCGACTACCGTAAACCCCAGCCCAAACCATACAACAATTATAAAGTCCCAGGGAATGTTTGGTACTTTCCTCGAGTTCGTTATAGAATGGATGAATATGAAGAACATCCAACACAGAAACCGGAAGCATTATTAGAAAGAATTATCCGAGCCAGCAGTAACGAAGGAGATGTGGTTTTAGATCCATTTTCCGGAACTTTTACAACTGGTTCAGTTGCGAAAAGATTAAATAGGCATTTTATAGGAATTGAATCACAGCTCGAGTATGTAAAGATTGGTTTAAGAAGAGTACTTGGGTTTTCTGAACTAAACGGAGAGAAACTATTTACACCTCCCAAAAAATACAACAGAAAGCAACCTCCTCAAGAGGATGTAATGGATATTTTTTATGGTCTATATTGAATATAGTTTCACATCAAGTATCATTGATGTTTTAAATAGGAATTTCCCTAATAAAGCGGAGGAAGTAATATCTCTTAGCGAGCTAATTCAATATCTAAACATAAAAACTAAAGCAGCAAATAAAAATTCGAAGTCAAGAGGAAGTTTTGCTAATCTGTATGCAATATATGTATTAGTCGAGGATTACATAAAAAAGGGGTTCCATAAATCAGGATCTTATAACCAATACCAAGGAGCTCAGTTTAATTCGCTATTTAAACGACAGCGAGCACTACCGTTCGGAAGTCGACTACAGAACCATGCTCTAAATCATAGGTTAAATGAGGAGTTTAAGAAATACTTTCCCGAATCACAATTCCTACCTATACTTAGAGATATTAAAACAAATAGATACTGGATTAATGAGAATTTACTGGTCATTAAAACAACAAATGGAAACATTAACATAGCAGAAGCGGTAATTGAGATTATTAATATTTATATTGAGGTTAGAAAAAAAGAATTCAAAGAATTTATGGAGTACTGCGAAGAAATCATACGAATTCAAAAAGAAGACCCTGGAAAACTGGTTAGTTTTGTTAGCGGATTGTTGAGACCTGATGTAGATGCTCGTATTTTTGAGATAGTTAGTTATGCAATTCTCAAGAATCACTACGCGGGACAAAAAATATACTGGGGATGGGATGTTGAAGATATTAATGAAGAGCAGTTAATGTTATTCAAAACCGGTAGAACCAATGCAAATGATGGTGGAATTGATTTTGTCATGAGGCCATTAGGGCGCTTTTTCCAAGTTACAGAAATGATTGATTCGGATAAGTACTTCTTAGATATTGATAAAGTGCAAAGATATCCTATTACTTTTGTCATTAAGTCCGAACTATCTGTTGACGAAATCATCAGTAAAGTAAAAGTGCAAGCTCAGAAACGCTATTCGATAAATGAAATAGTAAAGTGCTATATGCAAGCTATTGAAGAAGTAATAAACATCCCTATGCTTCTTGAGATATTGAATGATCTACTCCAAGAAGGCAAGGGAGGATTAGTGATTAATGAAATACTAATCCAAAGTAAACTTGAGTTTGACTTGAACGAAACTTAGTGCTGCTACAAAAGATTGTAAAATATTCCATAGTAAGCCATAGATAAAGGAAGAATAGTATGATAAGATTAACAACAATGGATGAATTTACACAATCGATTTTGAATTCATATTATAACGGTACATTAATACTTGAAAAGCACGACCCAAATAAAATACTCAAACCTTTAGGATCCTTTAGAACCGTTGTGTCTCAATACATCTCTGCCAGTGTAGAACGACTAATAAAAGAAATGAATTCCAATAAGTCCATTCCTGTTTTCCCTCCAAGTTTTTTTAGTTTTGATTAAACCATCCAAACTAAGAGCGGGATACAGCTCAACCTTTTTCTTCATCTGGCTTCCTCCAATTTTATACTAACTTTTGAGCCATAACCCATTTGTTGTGATATTTAGGGATTGTTAACTATTAATTGCCTGTATAACCACACCTTCCAACCCGGGGAGAATTAACTACCGGTAACAACATATCTTCTCCACACTTATGTTTGGGAGCACATTTATCACAAAGCCAACCCATACCTCCCCTAATACAACGAACACAAACTTGAGTAGCAGGTTTTCCACATACTACACAGTTTCTCTCAGGAGGATCATTTCTTGCCATAATCCGAATAGATTTGCCTTTGGTGTTTGGTTCAATTTCGGATATAACCTTCAAAGTAAGATAAGTTGTAGTTCCAAAATCGTATTCGTAATAAAATTTCATTCCTGGAGAAAGAACCTCATTCAACTTAACTCCCATAGTTGTTCCTTCATACTCCCCAAACGGTGTAAAGGTGAATGTCATATCCTCAATGGTAAAGGCACTGAGGTGTCCGCAACATTCCAACCAAATGTCCCTGAGAAAAGTATCTAACTTATCCATAGTTATATTTGCTTTTACTAAAAGATGCATCCAGTATTCAGGCAAGTATGTTCCCTCCACCAACAAGTGAAAAAACTTTGTTCGATGTTTTCCATTGTTCTCCAAAGATGTCTTCCATATTGCTTCTCTTTCCTTACAGGATTTCAAATGCCTTGTCATTGCTGACTTATTAAAAGTGCCGGAGCAAAAACAACATTTACCTGTAGATTGAATTCTTGCCATTTTCCTATGTCTCCTTTTTTATTATGCTACTACTA
This genomic interval from Candidatus Cloacimonas sp. contains the following:
- a CDS encoding restriction endonuclease, with product MVYIEYSFTSSIIDVLNRNFPNKAEEVISLSELIQYLNIKTKAANKNSKSRGSFANLYAIYVLVEDYIKKGFHKSGSYNQYQGAQFNSLFKRQRALPFGSRLQNHALNHRLNEEFKKYFPESQFLPILRDIKTNRYWINENLLVIKTTNGNINIAEAVIEIINIYIEVRKKEFKEFMEYCEEIIRIQKEDPGKLVSFVSGLLRPDVDARIFEIVSYAILKNHYAGQKIYWGWDVEDINEEQLMLFKTGRTNANDGGIDFVMRPLGRFFQVTEMIDSDKYFLDIDKVQRYPITFVIKSELSVDEIISKVKVQAQKRYSINEIVKCYMQAIEEVINIPMLLEILNDLLQEGKGGLVINEILIQSKLEFDLNET
- the yhdJ gene encoding adenine-specific DNA-methyltransferase, with amino-acid sequence MDIFSKDGNIIYHGDALEVLTNSIEDSSIDLIFVDPPYNIGKKFGNFLDKWDTLENYVEWAYTWIDQCIRKLKPSGSMYIMTSTQAMPFFDIYINQRMTILSRIIWHYDSSGVQAKKYFGSLYEPILHCVKTPNDYVFNSQDILVEAKTGLKRNLIDYRKPQPKPYNNYKVPGNVWYFPRVRYRMDEYEEHPTQKPEALLERIIRASSNEGDVVLDPFSGTFTTGSVAKRLNRHFIGIESQLEYVKIGLRRVLGFSELNGEKLFTPPKKYNRKQPPQEDVMDIFYGLY